In Streptomyces dengpaensis, the following proteins share a genomic window:
- a CDS encoding GNAT family N-acetyltransferase: MTYPIRIVGDQVVLREFARDDVDDVLAIIGDDAVTTWLSFDSRDRAQAVAMIEGTIERTAQEPRTEFYLGVTKRDDDRVIGFARIGLAGVQAGKLGYAVAAKEWGHGYATDAARTLITYAFRELGLHRVSAAIGPDNTASIAVVQQLGFTREGVLRDHVFTNGAWRDSVLFSVLAHEWSW, encoded by the coding sequence TTGACGTATCCGATCCGCATCGTCGGCGACCAGGTCGTCCTGCGCGAGTTCGCCCGCGATGACGTCGACGATGTCCTGGCGATCATCGGCGACGACGCCGTCACGACGTGGCTGTCCTTCGACAGCCGCGATCGTGCTCAGGCCGTCGCCATGATCGAGGGCACGATCGAGCGCACTGCGCAGGAGCCCCGGACCGAGTTCTACCTCGGGGTGACCAAGCGAGACGACGACCGCGTGATCGGATTCGCCCGTATCGGCCTCGCCGGTGTCCAGGCTGGGAAGCTTGGCTACGCCGTCGCGGCGAAAGAGTGGGGCCACGGCTATGCGACGGACGCGGCCCGCACTCTGATCACGTACGCGTTCAGGGAACTCGGGCTCCACAGGGTCTCTGCCGCGATCGGGCCGGACAACACTGCCTCGATCGCTGTGGTGCAGCAGCTCGGGTTCACCCGCGAGGGTGTGCTGCGTGATCACGTGTTCACCAACGGCGCGTGGCGGGACAGCGTGCTGTTCTCCGTTCTCGCGCACGAGTGGAGCTGGTGA
- a CDS encoding DciA family protein translates to MTETINPTEQTSTNTPEVSGVDLARVALRQAREAAKKRGDSEARAPRRRQQTAVRRDGREPSGFAAVLKGLMADRAWELPAAGGTVLDRWPDIAASISPKLPSHVTAVAFHPENGQLDLRPDSPAYATQLRLITARIIATVNNAVGTDAVRTVRVLPSGAAPDPRTTQPAPAAPTPPEAPVKTRETASDGYHQALTAHQAVAPPSRIDRGIAEAVERQTRAMRELSARAFPEPDEASASIAAAQAQRRRDAEKTRIAALRQARKDRAARQSGTAALPQPAELRTTA, encoded by the coding sequence ATGACCGAGACGATCAACCCCACCGAGCAGACCAGCACCAACACGCCGGAGGTGTCCGGCGTCGACCTCGCCCGGGTCGCCCTGCGCCAGGCCAGGGAGGCAGCCAAGAAGCGCGGCGACAGCGAGGCCCGCGCCCCGCGCCGCCGCCAGCAGACAGCCGTACGGCGCGACGGACGCGAGCCGAGCGGGTTCGCCGCCGTACTCAAGGGCCTGATGGCCGACCGGGCCTGGGAACTCCCGGCCGCCGGCGGAACCGTGCTGGACCGCTGGCCCGACATCGCGGCCTCCATCTCCCCGAAGCTGCCCAGCCACGTCACCGCCGTCGCGTTCCACCCAGAGAACGGGCAACTGGACCTGCGCCCCGACTCGCCCGCCTACGCCACCCAGCTACGGCTCATCACCGCCCGGATCATCGCCACGGTGAACAACGCGGTCGGCACCGACGCGGTGCGCACCGTCAGGGTCCTGCCCTCCGGCGCCGCCCCCGACCCTCGTACGACGCAGCCCGCACCGGCGGCACCGACGCCGCCCGAGGCACCGGTGAAGACCAGGGAGACGGCGTCCGACGGCTACCACCAGGCCCTCACCGCGCACCAGGCCGTCGCGCCCCCGAGCCGGATCGACCGGGGCATCGCGGAGGCGGTGGAGCGGCAGACCAGGGCGATGCGCGAGCTGAGCGCCCGTGCGTTCCCCGAGCCTGACGAGGCGTCGGCCTCGATCGCTGCGGCTCAAGCTCAGCGACGCCGCGACGCCGAAAAGACCCGGATCGCGGCCCTGCGCCAGGCGCGCAAGGACCGTGCTGCCCGGCAGTCCGGTACGGCCGCCCTCCCGCAGCCGGCTGAACTGCGGACCACGGCGTGA